TGTTTTACGAAAACATGTCCTACAGCTTGGGATTAAATGGGGAACGGTGCATTTTCCAAGAAAAAGCCAACTGGAAAACCACAAATCACATTTCTGATTATAAAGGAAATGTGTTGAATTTTTTGTTGACCTTTCAAGAAATTTCTTTAAACATGAATGTGAGGgatttgtatattgtatatgtacattctaCTCACCACACACTACTTGGATTATTCCACAGAGGATAAACACCCAACGCCTCTTGAAGCAGAAGAACAGCATAATACCAGCGACACACAGCAACATCAGCAGGGCCGACATGCCCACGAAAAACGTCGCTGCCTTGAAAGAACCATTCAGGATCTCGGAGAACACGGCGAAATTTCCTTTACATATGTAGCGAAATTCTTCGTTGGGAAAGGTGTAAGTGGATGGTTCACAATGTCGATACAGTCCAAAATGTCCGTATCCCACTGTCGTGTGTGTATCCCCTATCCACTGGGGCTGGACAAAACATACTACgtttaaaatgcaaaatatgaTCGTCAAAACGCCCCAGAGAACACAAATTGCTCTGTATTCCCTGATGTACCTGGTCCGGTAATATTGAAGGGTCGCCGGCGTGTATTTCGGGTCGCTCATCATCTTGACGTCGTATAGTAATTCAACACCCTTTACGAAGAACTGAAGAGTATCTGACCAGAAATACGGACGGCAACACCTATGTACAACAGTTGTACCCCTTTCTGAAGCCTTCCAGTCAGCGCTGTGTTTCCTCTACGAACGATCCGAAAGTTCTTATCAATCGTCTTAACTGAGACAGGTAAAATGGGTGAGGCTGGCTCTCAACAGGTAGACTAGCCTTCAGCGTAGTTATGGCTGTACTGCTATGtcgttttatattttttctctgtCCACATAATCACGAACTCAAGCCTGATCACAACCC
Above is a window of Liolophura sinensis isolate JHLJ2023 chromosome 7, CUHK_Ljap_v2, whole genome shotgun sequence DNA encoding:
- the LOC135470497 gene encoding LHFPL tetraspan subfamily member 3 protein-like, with the translated sequence MMSDPKYTPATLQYYRTRYIREYRAICVLWGVLTIIFCILNVVCFVQPQWIGDTHTTVGYGHFGLYRHCEPSTYTFPNEEFRYICKGNFAVFSEILNGSFKAATFFVGMSALLMLLCVAGIMLFFCFKRRWVFILCGIIQVVCAVFMFLGCVIYPSGWDHQRVVDLCRHSEDPDMEVGMYKLGACGIRWAYILAILGIIDAAVLAALAFVLATKTAKLMDEYHLTNGMVSKSEFNGYAGDTMSRRSMPIQPMVTVPDNDQVDRYSEYSHRSEKSKRSAANNFQL